One part of the uncultured Bacteroides sp. genome encodes these proteins:
- a CDS encoding polysaccharide biosynthesis tyrosine autokinase, producing the protein MSEEFNKVGDENQSEEINIQEIIFKYLSYWKWFLISIIVCLAIAFLYLRYATPVYNVSAAIIIKDDKKGGNGTSELSVFEGMGLLGGSNNVDNEIEVLKSKSTIKSVVNALGLHTSYRLKGAISSSELYLNSPLEVRMDQQALDTLSSGVVLNLTINPDRSILVKGLVNQEEISQTLSTLPSILRTSVGDLTISYRPNIPTIVNKEIEVTINRPISVAKSYLGRLAIAPTSKTTSVVNLSLSETNRKRGEDFLAKLVDVYNLDAMADKNKVALNTKLFIDDRIAIIDKELGSAEKNVEQYKRSQKMTDLQTDAQLSLQTSSEYEKKLVEAETQLNLVNYLQKHISNRANRYSLVPSNVGLEDPTLIATINEYNKSLLERERLLRTASENNPTVLALNGKIDALRGNVTAAIGSVHNGLAIAKNDVNRQTKLFNNQIGNAPTQERVFTELSRQQQIKASLFEMLLQKREENNLSLAATANSAKMIDEPLASGTPVSPKSSIIYLVAFILGIVIPVVIIYVCDLFQYKIRSRADVDKLNKLPFLAEIPTHEAETNIAVRENDNSSIAEAFRVLRTNLLFLLGVDKKVILFTSTMGGEGKSFVSLNSAISLALLNKKVLIIGLDIRKPRMAEYLNLDVKKGITNYLSGFEDDLDSLIVPSGINPNLFALPAGPVPPNPSEQLVKDSLDKAFEYFRENFDYIIVDSAPIGLVTDTFILNRVVDATAYVCRVNWTNKAALKYCNDVMAQKKLKNMSLVVNGIDITRKGYGYGYGYGYGYGYGYGYGDDNPGKKKRKRKKSKDEDANS; encoded by the coding sequence ATGTCTGAAGAATTTAATAAAGTAGGTGACGAAAATCAATCTGAGGAAATTAATATTCAAGAGATCATTTTCAAATACCTATCGTATTGGAAATGGTTTTTAATTTCAATCATTGTTTGTTTAGCAATTGCTTTTCTTTACTTAAGATATGCTACTCCGGTTTATAATGTTTCTGCTGCCATCATTATCAAAGATGATAAGAAAGGAGGAAATGGCACTAGCGAACTTTCTGTTTTTGAAGGAATGGGATTATTAGGTGGTTCTAATAATGTTGATAATGAAATAGAAGTTTTAAAGTCAAAATCTACAATAAAGTCTGTTGTTAACGCTTTAGGGTTACATACATCTTATAGACTAAAAGGGGCTATATCTTCTTCTGAACTTTACTTGAATAGTCCTTTAGAGGTAAGAATGGACCAACAAGCTTTAGATACACTGTCTTCTGGAGTTGTCTTGAATCTAACAATTAATCCAGATAGAAGTATTCTGGTTAAGGGACTTGTTAATCAGGAAGAAATTAGTCAAACGTTATCTACTCTTCCTTCAATATTGAGAACATCAGTTGGAGACTTGACAATTTCTTATCGTCCTAATATTCCAACTATTGTTAATAAAGAAATTGAAGTAACCATTAATAGACCGATAAGTGTAGCAAAAAGTTATTTGGGTAGACTTGCTATTGCTCCAACCTCTAAAACAACATCGGTTGTGAACCTTTCATTGTCAGAAACGAATCGTAAACGTGGAGAAGACTTTTTAGCTAAGCTAGTTGATGTGTATAACCTTGATGCGATGGCTGATAAAAATAAAGTCGCATTAAATACAAAACTGTTTATAGATGATCGTATTGCTATTATAGATAAAGAACTTGGCTCAGCAGAGAAGAATGTAGAGCAGTATAAGCGCAGTCAGAAAATGACAGATTTGCAAACTGATGCTCAATTATCTTTGCAAACAAGTAGCGAATACGAGAAAAAGTTGGTTGAAGCTGAAACTCAGCTAAATCTTGTTAACTATTTGCAAAAGCATATTTCAAACAGAGCAAACAGATATTCATTGGTTCCTAGTAATGTTGGTCTTGAAGATCCTACATTGATTGCTACTATTAATGAGTATAATAAATCATTATTGGAACGCGAACGTTTGTTGCGTACAGCTTCGGAAAATAATCCAACAGTTCTTGCTCTTAATGGAAAAATAGATGCTTTACGTGGTAATGTAACAGCAGCTATTGGGAGTGTACACAATGGATTGGCTATTGCAAAAAATGATGTAAATCGACAAACTAAATTGTTTAATAATCAAATAGGGAATGCTCCAACTCAGGAGCGTGTCTTTACTGAACTTTCTCGCCAACAGCAAATTAAAGCTAGCTTGTTTGAAATGTTGCTTCAAAAGCGTGAAGAGAATAATCTTTCTTTGGCTGCAACTGCTAATAGTGCAAAAATGATTGATGAACCACTTGCATCAGGTACTCCTGTTTCGCCAAAAAGTTCTATTATTTATTTAGTTGCATTTATTCTTGGTATAGTTATTCCTGTTGTAATTATTTATGTTTGTGATTTATTCCAATATAAAATTCGTTCACGAGCAGATGTTGATAAACTAAATAAGTTACCATTTCTTGCTGAAATACCGACTCATGAGGCAGAAACTAACATTGCTGTCAGAGAGAATGATAACAGTTCTATTGCTGAAGCTTTTCGTGTGCTTCGTACTAATTTGCTGTTTTTGTTGGGGGTAGATAAAAAGGTTATATTGTTTACTTCTACTATGGGAGGAGAAGGAAAGAGCTTCGTGAGTTTGAATTCTGCAATCAGTTTGGCTCTTTTAAATAAGAAAGTGCTGATTATTGGTTTGGATATCAGAAAACCTCGTATGGCCGAATATCTTAATTTGGATGTAAAGAAAGGTATTACAAATTATTTATCTGGATTTGAAGACGATTTAGATAGCTTGATTGTTCCATCTGGAATTAACCCAAATCTTTTTGCGTTGCCTGCAGGTCCGGTTCCACCTAATCCTTCAGAGCAATTAGTAAAAGATTCTTTGGATAAAGCCTTTGAGTATTTCCGTGAGAATTTTGATTATATTATAGTAGACTCTGCCCCAATTGGTCTTGTAACAGATACGTTTATTCTTAATCGTGTGGTTGATGCTACTGCATATGTTTGCCGTGTGAATTGGACCAACAAAGCTGCTCTTAAGTATTGCAATGATGTAATGGCACAAAAGAAGCTAAAGAATATGTCTTTAGTAGTCAATGGCATTGATATTACTAGAAAAGGTTATGGCTATGGTTACGGCTATGGTTACGGCTATGGCTATGGTTACGGTTATGGAGATGATAATCCAGGAAAGAAGAAACGTAAACGTAAGAAATCAAAAGATGAAGATGCTAATTCTTAA
- a CDS encoding L-serine ammonia-lyase, whose product MKSIKELYRIGSGPSSSHTMGPKKAAELFLSRHPEATSFNVTLYGSLAATGKGHFTDVAIISILEPHASVTIIWQPKIFLPFHPNGMTFEAFDNEGKELENWTVYSIGGGALSTEEGPIGGDNREIYGMNSMQEILDWCQISGKSYWEYVQECEDSDIWDYLAEVWATMKASIKRGLEQEGVLPGPLNLRRKAATYFIRSSGYKQSLRSRGLVFAYALAVSEENASGGEIVTAPTCGSCGVVPAVLYHLQESREFSDARIHRALATAGLIGNIVKTNASISGAEVGCQGEVGVACAMASAAANQLFGGSPAQIEYAAEMGLEHHLGMTCDPVCGLVQIPCIERNAYAAARALDANLFSSYTDGIHRVSFDKVVQVMKQTGHDLPSLYKETGEGGLAKDYKQM is encoded by the coding sequence ATGAAGTCAATTAAAGAATTATACAGAATAGGAAGCGGTCCTTCAAGCAGTCACACAATGGGACCAAAGAAAGCAGCCGAACTATTTCTGTCGCGCCATCCAGAAGCAACATCATTCAATGTAACGCTCTATGGAAGTCTGGCAGCAACGGGCAAAGGTCACTTTACAGACGTAGCTATTATCAGCATACTCGAACCGCATGCTTCTGTAACTATCATCTGGCAACCTAAAATTTTCCTGCCATTCCACCCCAATGGAATGACTTTCGAAGCGTTCGATAATGAAGGAAAAGAGCTGGAAAATTGGACGGTATATAGTATTGGCGGAGGCGCGCTGTCTACTGAAGAAGGTCCGATTGGCGGAGATAACAGAGAAATATATGGCATGAACAGTATGCAGGAAATTCTAGACTGGTGTCAAATCAGCGGAAAGAGCTACTGGGAATATGTTCAGGAATGTGAAGATAGTGATATATGGGATTATCTGGCAGAAGTATGGGCTACAATGAAGGCTAGCATTAAACGAGGCTTGGAACAGGAAGGCGTTTTACCTGGTCCTTTAAACCTGAGAAGAAAAGCAGCAACTTATTTCATTCGTTCCAGCGGATATAAACAATCCTTAAGATCAAGAGGATTGGTATTTGCTTATGCCTTGGCAGTAAGTGAAGAGAATGCCTCTGGAGGAGAAATTGTTACTGCACCTACGTGTGGATCGTGTGGCGTTGTTCCGGCTGTATTATATCATTTACAGGAAAGCCGGGAATTTAGTGATGCAAGAATTCATCGCGCACTGGCTACCGCTGGCTTAATAGGAAATATTGTTAAGACCAACGCTTCAATATCCGGAGCCGAAGTTGGATGCCAAGGAGAAGTTGGCGTAGCATGTGCTATGGCTTCGGCAGCAGCCAATCAGCTATTTGGAGGAAGTCCGGCGCAAATAGAATACGCAGCGGAAATGGGACTGGAACATCACCTTGGTATGACATGCGACCCAGTCTGCGGATTGGTTCAAATTCCATGCATAGAAAGAAATGCTTATGCAGCGGCACGTGCACTCGATGCTAATCTATTCTCTTCATACACCGACGGTATTCACAGAGTTTCTTTCGACAAAGTGGTTCAGGTAATGAAACAAACCGGGCACGATTTACCTTCCCTATATAAAGAAACCGGAGAAGGAGGATTGGCTAAAGATTATAAGCAGATGTAA